ACGCCGGCGAAGAACATCAGCTCGCTCGAGAGCCAGACGATGGTGCCGACGGCGACCATGTTGGGTCGCGTGGCGGGCCCGTGAGAGGTCGCGTTCGCTACTGCGGCGGGGGGAACTGCGGATGCTGTCGACACGTTGCCCATTATTCCCACACCCGGGTGCTGCGGCGCGACCGACCCCCCGTCGGATCGTGCCGTGTAGAGGTCTCGTGACCGTTCCGTGACGTCGGGGGGTCTCCCGCGTGACGCGGCTCACTCACGACACGCCGTAGTAGGCCTGTCGAGGGGGGTCCGAGGATGCCGGGTGGCGGGCTCCCGCTCCTACCTCGGGACCCGCGACGCCCGTCACGGGCCGCCCGATAGCATCAGGCGCATGAGCGACGCGAACGCCGGTGCAGTGACGGCCCACGACCCGACGGTCGACCCCACGGTGGCCACGACGTCGGCCCCGACGGCATCCGGCGGCCCGGGTGCGCGCCCCCTGCACAAGGTGACGGTGCTGCTCTACAGCGACGACGTCACGACGCGCGACGCGGTGCGGGCAGCGGCCGGTCGTCGGCCGGCGAAGGACGTCGAGGTCGTGCGGTGGCACGAGTGCGCGACGGCCGACGCCGTCGTGGCCGCGGTCGACAAGGGCGGCTTCGACCTGCTCGTGCTCGACGGCGAGGCGGCGAAGGTCGGCGGCCTCGGGCTCGCGAAGCAGCTGAAGAACGAGATCTTCGACTGCCCGGCGATCATCGTGCTCACCGGACGCCCCCAGGACAGCTGGCTCGCCGCGTGGTCGCAGGCGGACCTCGCCGTGTCGCACCCCATCGACCCCGTGGCCCTCACCTCGGCGGTGGCCACGCTGGCGCGCGCGGCCGTCCCCGCGGCCTGAGCCGTGGCCGGACCGACCCCGCAGACCCCACGGCCCGTGCCGTCGTCGGGCCCGTCGTCGACCGACGCCGTCGCGAGCCCGACCGCGACCACGTCAGTGACGACAGCCCAGGCCCCGGCGGCCGAGGCGTCGTGGCCGGTCGTCCTCAGCGAGCTGCTGGCCGGTCGTGACCTCGACGCCGACGCCGCGGGCTGGGCCATGGACCGCATCATGGCCGGCGAGGCGTCGCCCGCCCAGGTGGCCGGCTTCCTCGTCGCGCTGCGCGCCAAGGGCGAGAGCGTCGAGGAGATGCAGGGCCTGGCCGACCGCATGCTCGCGCACGCGCGCCGCATCGAGGTGGCCGGGCCGAGCCTCGACATCGTCGGCACCGGTGGCGACCGCGCCCACACCGTCAACATCTCGACGATGGCCTCGATGGTCGTGGCGGCGACCGGCATCCGGGTCGTCAAGCACGGCAACCGGGCGGCCTCGTCGTCGTCGGGCTCGGCCGACGTGCTCGAGGCGCTCGGGGTCGACCTGTCGCTGACCCCGGAGCGGGTGGTCGAGGTGGTGGGGGAGGCGGGCATCACGTTCTGCTTCGCGCAGACCTTCCACCCCTCGTTCCGGCACACGGCGGTGCCCCGGCGCGACCTCGGCATCGGCACGGCCTTCAACTTCCTCGGGCCGCTGACCAACCCGGCCCAGCCCACCTACGCGGCCGTGGGCTGCGCCGACGCCCGCATGGCGCCCCTCATCGCCGGTGTCTTCGCCCGCCGCGGCCGCGACGCGGCCGTCTTCCGGGGCGACGACGGGCTCGACGAGGTGACCGTCTCGACGACGACGAGCGTGTGGTGGGTGCGCGACGGCTCGGTGTCGGCGCACACCCTCGACCCCGAGCGCCTCGGCCTCGTGCTGCACCCCGTCTCGGACCTGCGTGGCGGCGACGCGGCGCACAACGCGGGCGTGGTGCGGTCGGTCTTCGAGGGCGAGCGGGGCACCGTGCGCGACGCCGTCGTGCTCAACGCCGGCATCGCCCTCGCCCTGACGCGCGCCGACTCCGGCACCGGCACCGACGAGCTGCACCGTGACGTCCGCGCCGGCATGACCGACGCCGAGGAGGCCGTCGACTCGGGGGCGGCGCTGCGGCTCGTCGACCGCTGGGTCGGGGCCACCCGCGCTGCCGGCTGACCCCCGCTGACGGCGACCCGTCGGGGCGAGCGGGTCAGTCGCCTTCGAGGCCGAGGCTGAAGGCCGCCTCGAGGTCGTGCGAGGAGTAGGTGCGGAAGGCGATGTGCGTCGACGTGCCGACGATGCCCTCGACCTTGTTGAGCTGGTCGGCGATGACGTCGGCGAAC
This is a stretch of genomic DNA from Terracoccus luteus. It encodes these proteins:
- a CDS encoding response regulator transcription factor, whose amino-acid sequence is MSDANAGAVTAHDPTVDPTVATTSAPTASGGPGARPLHKVTVLLYSDDVTTRDAVRAAAGRRPAKDVEVVRWHECATADAVVAAVDKGGFDLLVLDGEAAKVGGLGLAKQLKNEIFDCPAIIVLTGRPQDSWLAAWSQADLAVSHPIDPVALTSAVATLARAAVPAA
- the trpD gene encoding anthranilate phosphoribosyltransferase, which translates into the protein MTTAQAPAAEASWPVVLSELLAGRDLDADAAGWAMDRIMAGEASPAQVAGFLVALRAKGESVEEMQGLADRMLAHARRIEVAGPSLDIVGTGGDRAHTVNISTMASMVVAATGIRVVKHGNRAASSSSGSADVLEALGVDLSLTPERVVEVVGEAGITFCFAQTFHPSFRHTAVPRRDLGIGTAFNFLGPLTNPAQPTYAAVGCADARMAPLIAGVFARRGRDAAVFRGDDGLDEVTVSTTTSVWWVRDGSVSAHTLDPERLGLVLHPVSDLRGGDAAHNAGVVRSVFEGERGTVRDAVVLNAGIALALTRADSGTGTDELHRDVRAGMTDAEEAVDSGAALRLVDRWVGATRAAG